In a genomic window of Thermogemmata fonticola:
- a CDS encoding lactonase family protein — translation MKHRLAMVWSVLLASTGVLSAQEYWVYIGTYTSAKGSKGIYRAKLEASTGKLSEPELAAEVGSPSFLAIHPNHKFLYAVGETSGKGGGAVRAFAIDAKTGALTLINESTSGGAGPCHLVVDPKGRFLLVANYGGGSTALFRLREDGGLGERLAVLQHQGSGPNKGRQEAPHAHCTAFSADGRYAFSVDLGIDQVKVFRLEPDSGAIDDAALADIRLPAGCGPRHITLAADGQYAYVNGELDSTVHTVRLDLAQGKHEVLQSLSTLPQPVKGNTTAECILSPDGRFVYVSNRGHNSIAVFRVRPDRTLEAVGHITGDIKIPRNFNIDPTGKWLLIASQDGDKVGVWSRDAATGLAKETGQTIPVSRPVCIKFVPIAR, via the coding sequence ATGAAACATCGATTGGCGATGGTATGGAGCGTACTACTGGCAAGCACCGGCGTTCTCAGCGCCCAGGAGTACTGGGTTTACATCGGCACCTACACGAGCGCCAAAGGCAGCAAGGGGATTTATCGGGCCAAGCTGGAGGCGAGCACGGGGAAGCTCAGCGAACCGGAGCTGGCCGCCGAGGTAGGTAGTCCATCGTTTCTGGCGATCCATCCGAACCACAAGTTCCTCTACGCCGTCGGAGAAACGAGCGGCAAAGGCGGCGGAGCCGTGCGGGCCTTCGCTATCGACGCGAAAACCGGCGCCCTGACCTTGATCAATGAAAGCACCAGCGGCGGGGCGGGACCATGCCATCTCGTAGTGGACCCGAAGGGCCGCTTTCTGCTTGTGGCCAATTACGGCGGGGGAAGCACGGCCTTGTTCCGCTTACGGGAAGACGGCGGGCTGGGAGAACGCTTGGCCGTGCTCCAGCATCAGGGGAGCGGGCCGAATAAGGGGCGCCAGGAAGCACCCCACGCCCACTGCACGGCCTTCAGCGCCGATGGACGGTACGCCTTCAGCGTCGATTTGGGAATCGACCAAGTTAAGGTCTTCCGACTCGAACCCGATTCGGGGGCCATCGACGATGCAGCCCTAGCGGACATCCGCCTGCCAGCGGGTTGCGGCCCGCGCCACATCACCTTGGCAGCCGACGGCCAATATGCCTACGTCAACGGCGAACTGGATTCCACCGTCCACACCGTCCGCTTGGACCTCGCCCAGGGGAAACACGAAGTCTTGCAATCCCTCTCGACTCTCCCCCAGCCCGTCAAAGGAAACACTACCGCCGAGTGTATCCTTTCTCCCGATGGCCGATTTGTCTATGTTTCGAACCGCGGCCATAACAGCATCGCCGTCTTCCGTGTCCGTCCGGATCGCACTCTGGAGGCAGTCGGCCACATCACCGGCGACATCAAAATCCCCCGCAATTTCAACATCGATCCCACCGGGAAATGGCTGCTCATCGCTAGCCAAGATGGGGACAAAGTCGGCGTTTGGAGTCGGGATGCTGCCACAGGTCTGGCTAAGGAGACAGGCCAAACGATCCCAGTGAGCCGGCCGGTTTGCATCAAGTTCGTACCTATCGCACGATAA
- a CDS encoding DUF58 domain-containing protein, whose amino-acid sequence MTPQQPSPLDPAVLARIERLELEARQVVEGMLAGRHRSPRHGFAVEFAQHRPYVPGDDLKHIDWKVYGRTERFHLKQYEQEINLVAWMLVDASESMSYASAERSKYDVAAIAAAALSYMVLAQTDSVGLMTLSGLSSGAELRPSSQRTHLREICRVLAPGPGRQTTNIGQALHQLAPRMGRRGIVFLLSDLLDEVGAIRQGLQHLVFHKHEVIVFHVLDAAELDFPFRHLTLFRGLEGLPDVLTDPASIRESYLRALAQHQAALQSCCRELEIDYVLLRTDADLGHELAAYLQKRRQQR is encoded by the coding sequence ATGACCCCGCAACAGCCTTCACCGCTCGATCCCGCGGTTTTGGCACGGATCGAACGCTTAGAACTGGAAGCCCGGCAAGTGGTGGAAGGAATGCTGGCGGGCCGGCACCGCAGCCCCCGGCATGGATTCGCCGTCGAGTTCGCCCAGCACCGCCCCTATGTTCCAGGAGATGATCTCAAACACATCGATTGGAAAGTGTACGGCCGCACCGAACGTTTCCACCTCAAGCAATACGAACAGGAGATCAACCTGGTCGCCTGGATGCTCGTGGATGCCAGCGAGTCGATGAGCTACGCCTCGGCGGAGCGCAGCAAGTATGACGTAGCCGCGATCGCCGCCGCTGCCCTCAGTTATATGGTCTTGGCCCAGACGGACAGTGTCGGCCTGATGACGCTGAGCGGCCTTTCCTCTGGGGCCGAATTGCGGCCTTCCAGTCAGCGAACGCATCTGCGCGAAATCTGCCGGGTGCTAGCTCCAGGACCGGGACGACAGACCACGAACATTGGGCAGGCCTTGCACCAGCTCGCGCCGCGTATGGGCCGCCGCGGAATCGTCTTTCTCTTGAGCGATCTGCTCGATGAGGTGGGGGCCATCCGCCAGGGTTTGCAGCATTTGGTATTCCACAAGCACGAAGTCATCGTGTTCCACGTCTTGGATGCGGCAGAGCTGGACTTTCCCTTCCGCCATTTGACGCTCTTCCGGGGTTTGGAAGGGCTGCCGGATGTCCTCACCGACCCGGCGAGCATTCGGGAGAGCTATTTGAGGGCATTGGCCCAGCACCAAGCCGCCCTTCAGTCCTGTTGCCGGGAACTGGAGATCGACTACGTGTTGCTCCGAACGGACGCCGATTTGGGGCACGAACTGGCCGCCTATCTGCAAAAGCGGCGTCAGCAGCGGTAG
- a CDS encoding AAA family ATPase gives MNDDAAAVMLDDELAAAEQARELCRRILDECGKVIVGQREVLELLLIALLGQGHALLVGVPGLAKTLMIRTLADCMNLSFSRIQFTPDLMPSDITGTEILQEDRSSGQRVFRFVKGPIFAQVILADEINRTPPKTQAALLEAMQERQVTVAGERHKLPDPFFVLATQNPIEQEGTYPLPEAQQDRFMFTIVVDYPPEEDEFRVIATTTGGPTPQVEQVITASQIGQMQALVRRIPAADYVIRYALRLTRWTRPVSWDAHAAVPKDVPDYVRQYVTWGAGPRAGQNLVLAAKGRALLHGRHHVAVEDIQAVALPVLRHRIITNYAAKADNVTPDDLIRRLLRDVPARTA, from the coding sequence ATGAACGACGACGCGGCAGCCGTGATGCTGGACGATGAATTGGCAGCAGCCGAGCAAGCGCGGGAACTATGCCGCCGCATCCTGGATGAGTGCGGCAAAGTGATCGTGGGTCAGCGGGAGGTCCTGGAGTTGCTGCTGATCGCCTTGCTGGGTCAAGGCCATGCTTTGCTCGTTGGGGTCCCTGGTCTGGCCAAGACGTTGATGATCCGCACGCTGGCGGATTGCATGAACCTGTCCTTCAGCCGCATTCAATTCACGCCGGACTTGATGCCCTCCGACATCACCGGGACGGAAATTCTCCAGGAAGACCGTAGCAGCGGGCAGCGGGTGTTTCGCTTTGTCAAAGGCCCGATCTTCGCTCAAGTCATTTTGGCGGATGAGATCAACCGCACGCCGCCGAAGACCCAGGCGGCCCTGCTGGAAGCCATGCAGGAGCGCCAGGTCACCGTGGCCGGGGAACGCCACAAGCTGCCTGATCCTTTCTTCGTCCTGGCTACCCAGAATCCGATCGAGCAGGAGGGAACCTATCCTTTGCCCGAAGCCCAACAGGATCGCTTCATGTTCACGATTGTGGTAGATTATCCGCCCGAAGAGGACGAGTTCCGCGTGATTGCCACGACGACAGGCGGCCCAACACCTCAGGTCGAACAGGTCATAACGGCTTCGCAGATTGGCCAAATGCAGGCATTAGTCCGGCGGATACCGGCGGCGGATTACGTGATACGCTACGCCTTGCGGCTGACCCGCTGGACGCGTCCTGTATCTTGGGACGCCCATGCCGCCGTCCCGAAGGATGTGCCAGACTATGTGCGGCAGTATGTCACCTGGGGCGCTGGACCGCGGGCCGGCCAGAACCTAGTCCTGGCCGCAAAAGGCCGGGCGTTGCTTCACGGCCGGCACCATGTGGCCGTCGAGGATATCCAGGCAGTAGCCTTGCCCGTGCTGCGCCATCGCATCATCACCAATTATGCAGCCAAGGCGGACAATGTCACCCCGGATGATCTGATCCGGAGGCTACTCCGCGATGTCCCGGCCCGGACCGCCTAA
- a CDS encoding outer membrane protein assembly factor BamB family protein yields the protein MRRVTVGMAMALLAWWPVSFGNQNPGGASAEAVQVAGASDQTRKRFAELEERLRRLPDAEAVDEVLRWMEEDGEVLIQVDAHRYVPARYWGQVLLSRLSPQQLQTYRLRVDPLAEQMLARVRQQGEEHGLRRVVERYGLSRPAVQALLLSGDALLERGEAAAARALWEHLQPEGTAEWTHPDVRLSQNADLVAQAMARQGLALWLEGEVRQAREHYERLRQQYPQARGRLAGQEGVYHEVLAELLRQPPHYPRAGNVGRSWSTFGSRPTRNPTLALSYRPGETRPAWRRELSLVPRLPAEGELAGFRQPWPHPVAAEKCIFLTDGFRLYAFDAISGRPHATLELLAPPPLAREVWPPGTLACPTLTLEGDGLYLRAGLPLLRPAGARGDRGWTGRLVHVQIQRHEKNGVTLQERWRLAPPIPNAFWEGAPLVVGRKLWAAYGRFEGGRLQQGVVCYDPADAANPPALRWQAEVSISPWLPLAAGRTRLELLTWADGRIVFNTNSGVVMALDSSTGQRLWAFRYPRASRSAGQDAPAQPAPAIYDDGRVYVAPADSDGIFALDVHDGRLLWQLRGLEGVLLHAVTARHLFATVRRPLPAILAVNVKTGSPRRSEGGWFVPLRDTATESALSLTTLHHLLYPTRAGMLALHHEDGTPCFDPLSDQLPLAHYVMVDGMLIAVTPQHLLGCVSERLRFGPPP from the coding sequence ATGCGCAGGGTCACAGTCGGGATGGCGATGGCGCTCCTGGCCTGGTGGCCGGTCTCGTTCGGGAATCAAAATCCGGGAGGTGCATCCGCAGAGGCGGTGCAGGTGGCCGGAGCGTCGGATCAGACCCGCAAGCGTTTTGCGGAATTGGAGGAGCGCCTGCGTCGCCTGCCGGACGCAGAAGCTGTCGATGAAGTCCTCCGCTGGATGGAAGAAGACGGCGAGGTCCTGATCCAGGTGGACGCCCATCGCTATGTCCCGGCAAGGTATTGGGGGCAAGTTTTGTTGAGCCGGCTTTCACCCCAGCAACTCCAGACTTATCGCTTGCGGGTCGATCCTTTAGCCGAGCAGATGCTGGCCCGCGTCCGCCAGCAAGGGGAGGAACACGGGTTGCGCCGGGTTGTCGAACGGTATGGGTTATCCCGACCTGCGGTGCAAGCACTGTTGCTTTCGGGCGATGCCCTTTTGGAACGAGGCGAGGCGGCAGCGGCACGGGCACTCTGGGAACATTTGCAGCCGGAAGGAACTGCGGAATGGACCCATCCGGATGTGCGGCTAAGCCAGAATGCGGACTTGGTAGCACAAGCGATGGCCCGGCAAGGGTTGGCACTGTGGCTGGAGGGGGAAGTCCGCCAAGCCCGCGAACACTACGAACGTTTGCGTCAGCAGTATCCCCAAGCACGGGGCCGATTGGCGGGTCAAGAAGGGGTGTACCACGAAGTTCTCGCGGAACTTTTGCGGCAGCCGCCCCATTATCCGCGCGCTGGGAATGTGGGGCGGAGTTGGAGCACCTTTGGCAGCCGGCCCACGCGCAACCCCACTTTAGCCCTGAGCTATCGACCGGGAGAAACCCGGCCCGCCTGGCGCCGGGAGTTATCTCTCGTCCCGCGCCTGCCCGCTGAGGGGGAACTTGCCGGATTCCGCCAGCCCTGGCCGCATCCCGTGGCTGCCGAGAAGTGCATTTTTCTGACGGATGGTTTCCGTCTTTATGCCTTCGATGCCATTAGCGGGCGTCCCCACGCCACCCTGGAGTTGTTGGCTCCACCGCCCTTGGCGCGAGAAGTCTGGCCCCCTGGCACCCTGGCATGCCCCACCTTGACCCTGGAAGGAGACGGACTGTACCTGCGCGCCGGCCTTCCTCTCCTTCGTCCGGCAGGGGCACGTGGCGATCGTGGCTGGACAGGCCGGTTGGTGCATGTCCAAATCCAACGCCACGAGAAAAACGGCGTAACATTGCAGGAACGCTGGCGGCTGGCTCCTCCGATTCCCAACGCGTTCTGGGAAGGGGCGCCGCTGGTCGTCGGACGCAAACTCTGGGCCGCCTATGGCCGCTTCGAGGGAGGGCGGCTCCAGCAGGGGGTGGTGTGCTACGATCCGGCCGATGCGGCCAATCCTCCAGCTCTCCGGTGGCAGGCGGAAGTCAGCATCAGTCCATGGTTGCCCCTCGCCGCAGGGCGGACCCGGTTGGAATTGCTCACTTGGGCCGATGGCCGCATCGTCTTCAACACCAACAGCGGAGTCGTGATGGCCTTAGACAGCTCGACGGGCCAGCGCCTGTGGGCCTTTCGCTACCCGCGGGCTTCTCGCAGTGCCGGCCAAGATGCTCCCGCCCAGCCGGCGCCGGCGATTTATGACGATGGCCGGGTGTACGTGGCCCCAGCAGATAGTGACGGCATCTTCGCCTTGGATGTCCACGATGGCCGCCTGCTCTGGCAGCTCCGGGGTCTGGAAGGCGTCCTGCTGCACGCCGTCACAGCACGCCACCTCTTCGCTACGGTGCGCCGCCCCCTGCCGGCCATTTTGGCCGTCAACGTGAAGACCGGCTCACCCCGGCGGTCCGAGGGGGGGTGGTTCGTTCCGCTACGCGATACTGCTACGGAGTCCGCCCTCAGTCTGACGACGCTGCACCACCTTCTCTACCCCACTCGTGCGGGAATGCTGGCCCTCCACCACGAGGATGGTACCCCCTGTTTCGATCCTTTATCGGATCAGTTGCCCCTGGCCCATTACGTAATGGTGGACGGCATGCTGATTGCCGTGACTCCCCAGCACCTCTTAGGCTGTGTATCGGAACGCCTCCGCTTCGGCCCGCCGCCCTGA